The following proteins come from a genomic window of Miscanthus floridulus cultivar M001 chromosome 2, ASM1932011v1, whole genome shotgun sequence:
- the LOC136536709 gene encoding uncharacterized protein, whose protein sequence is MGSRKEKIRKFIQMEEEDDDELFLVIVPAILECLNEEKRPEHTSEYTGAKKVKEILEGHENWCKSEFRMETRIFKETCNYLRCEGLLRDTRGVTVEEQLGMFMYMISHNASNDRLKKIFQHSGETVHRHIRAVFNIIPTLTYRFVKLPTSNQTHPKIATDPRFWPFFRNCIGAIDGTHVPITIAEEKAPPYRNRKGTLSQNVMVACDFNLNFTFISCGWEGSASDAGVLRSAISKGFQVPEGKFYLVDGGYANAPQFLAPYRGVRYHIAEFRRRSSRRREYADHKELFNHHHALLRNHIERAIGILKKRFQILKVGTHHPIESQIKIPAAAAVFHNIIRCLNGDENWLDHQPTYIPESDHVDLPQGDDNHQNDVQSLNLQDHATNVLRDQIAMQMWERYNQSHA, encoded by the exons ATGGGCTCTAGGAAGGAGAAAATTAGAAAATTCATACagatggaagaagaagatgatgatgaattgtttcttGTCATTGTTCCTGCAATACTTGAATGTTTGAATGAAGAGAAGAGGCCAGAGCATACCTCCGAGTATACTGGTGCTAAGAAGGTGAAGGAAATTCTGGAGGGGCACGAGAATTGGTGTAAATCTGAGTTTCGTATGGAGACACGAATATTTAAGGAGACATGTAACTATCTTAGGTGTGAGGGTCTATTGCGTGACACACGAGGTGTTACCGTTGAGGAGCAGCTAGGGATGTTTATGTATATGATTTCACACAATGCTAGCAATGATAGACTGAAGAAAATATTTCAGCATAGTGGTGAAACTGTCCATAGGCACATAAGGGCAGTTTTCAATATCATTCCCACTCTCACCTATAGATTTGTGAAGCTTCCTACTTCCAACCAAACTCACCCCAAGATCGCTACGGATCCTAGATTTTGGCCCTTTTTTCGG AATTGTATTGGTGCTATCGACGGCACACATGTGCCTATCACAATTGCAGAAGAGAAAGCCCCTCCATATAGGAATAGGAAAGGCACACTATCTCAGAATGTCATGGTAGCATGTGACTTCAACCTGAACTTcacatttatctcttgtgggtggGAAGGGTCTGCTTCAGATGCTGGAGTTCTTCGATCAGCTATTTCCAAGGGTTTCCAAGTTCCTGAGGGAAAGTTTTATCTTGTGGATGGTGGGTATGCAAATGCACCACAATTCCTGGCGCCTTATCGAGGAGTTAGATATCACATTGCTGAGTTTCGGCGGCGCTCATCTCGAAGAAGAGAATATGCTGATCACAAAGAGCTTTTCAATCATCATCATGCACTTCTTAGAAACCATATTGAGAGGGCTATTGGGATTCTTAAGAAAAGGTTTCAAATTCTGAAAGTGGGAACACATCATCCCATAGAATCTCAAATAAAAATTCCAGCAGCAGCCGCTGTATTTCATAACATAATTAGATGTCTAAATGGTGACGAGAATTGGCTAGATCACCAACCTACTTATATACCAGAATCTGATCATGTTGATCTGCCACAAGGAGATGATAATCATCAAAATGATGTGCAGTCGCTGAATTTACAAGACCATGCTACAAACGTCCTAAGAGATCAGATTGCCATGCAAATGTGGGAACGCTACAATCAAAGTCATGCTTAG